Proteins encoded together in one Terriglobus saanensis SP1PR4 window:
- a CDS encoding O-antigen ligase family protein, giving the protein MRFFLTLLFIFTAFMSPPVVFGPLAPYHIEIIIAALAFFLSIPDLLNSGLLFSPKVWALVFLGVSVVLSIAASGWIGGGLEALYSFLPLPFTFLMAALNIKTKRHLQIVAITMVLGCAYFIAHGAYDLRNGVDPSPFLYGASTLRRLRGLGVVNDPNDFGQVMVALIPCMFLFKTKNFVANLFLVGIPLSVLTVGLYLTHSRGAAVAIMVMIAVASRRKFGNVPALLLAGCIFASSLALGWSGGRDVSMEAGSDRMAAWSMGIEFIKSHPFVGVGFMQFADFNDGLTAHNTIVVCAAEIGIPGFIFWVMFLLSTLREGATLGHVFARTKATSTLEASTSSSEGGIDKRPESPLATTELPAGSAHFLAGPGLSEADLRQTTRLLVYALIGFLSAGWFLSRAMSMWLFLLTGMLTATIQMDPHRTFMPTKLSLLSLLRWSTATALCLLLVVYGLLRVRGLTGG; this is encoded by the coding sequence ATGCGCTTTTTCCTGACCCTCCTTTTTATCTTCACGGCCTTCATGAGTCCTCCAGTTGTCTTTGGACCTCTGGCCCCGTATCACATCGAAATCATCATCGCCGCGCTCGCGTTCTTCCTGTCGATTCCCGACCTGTTGAACTCCGGGCTGCTGTTCTCTCCCAAGGTCTGGGCCCTTGTCTTTCTTGGAGTTTCCGTTGTCCTCTCCATCGCCGCCAGTGGATGGATCGGTGGTGGATTGGAGGCGCTTTACAGTTTCCTGCCACTGCCATTCACCTTTCTGATGGCCGCCCTCAACATCAAGACCAAACGACATCTGCAGATCGTGGCGATCACCATGGTGCTGGGCTGCGCATACTTCATCGCACATGGCGCTTACGATCTCCGCAATGGCGTCGATCCTAGCCCATTTCTCTATGGAGCTTCGACGCTTCGGAGGCTGCGTGGCCTTGGCGTGGTGAACGATCCAAATGACTTTGGACAGGTCATGGTGGCTTTGATCCCCTGCATGTTCTTGTTCAAGACGAAAAATTTCGTCGCCAATCTCTTTCTCGTGGGGATACCGCTCTCCGTTCTGACCGTGGGGTTATACCTTACGCATTCCCGCGGCGCCGCAGTCGCCATCATGGTGATGATCGCCGTTGCGAGCAGGAGAAAGTTTGGCAATGTACCCGCCCTTCTCCTTGCGGGATGCATCTTCGCATCCTCTCTGGCACTGGGATGGTCCGGTGGTCGCGACGTCTCCATGGAAGCCGGAAGCGATCGTATGGCCGCATGGTCTATGGGCATTGAATTTATCAAATCTCACCCCTTCGTAGGGGTTGGATTTATGCAGTTTGCTGACTTCAATGATGGGCTCACGGCCCACAATACGATCGTCGTCTGCGCCGCTGAAATCGGCATACCGGGCTTTATCTTCTGGGTGATGTTTCTGCTTTCGACTCTTCGCGAGGGTGCCACCCTGGGGCATGTCTTCGCTCGTACCAAGGCTACTTCTACATTGGAAGCCTCTACGTCATCTTCGGAAGGAGGCATCGACAAGCGACCGGAGTCTCCGTTGGCGACCACGGAGCTCCCCGCTGGCTCCGCTCACTTTCTTGCTGGACCTGGCCTTTCGGAAGCGGATCTACGCCAGACGACACGACTTCTGGTTTACGCACTAATCGGTTTTCTTTCCGCTGGCTGGTTTCTCTCCAGAGCCATGTCCATGTGGCTCTTCCTGCTGACGGGAATGCTGACCGCGACGATCCAGATGGACCCCCACAGAACCTTCATGCCAACAAAACTGTCCTTGCTCTCTCTGCTCCGCTGGTCGACTGCCACAGCATTATGCCTCCTGCTTGTGGTGTATGGCCTTCTTCGGGTTCGGGGGCTAACAGGAGGCTAA
- a CDS encoding TIM-barrel domain-containing protein: MRVRKIACGAVRDALVGFGFLALCASIPAQQVLQRDVATVSVEPYAPNIVRVSLSLRHDDAVAAPGFGIRAKASEADWSKSSGPDGDGMHSSVLSVRVAPQGPKHPPTGTQGDIARFFNGTVPWVGLKIATADGKSLVDLQNWSMAEPNYKDGTAALNYDRRPTDPPFYTVSASFSAANDEHDYGMGQNQEGELDHRGHVLHCAHDYNAPSGQSVCVPFLVTNKGYGLIWDNPSRTTASFGFNGENTFSSEVGQRVSFFVIAGDYDAIYRGYRLLTGDTPIPPKSAFGYIQSKQRYTSQAELLGVAHGYRERHLPIDDLVIDWFHYTKMGQMDMDPAKWPDPTGMNRELHDLHFHTMISVWPRFVPDSRYYPTVLKNGWFMHLADGTPTNGLPYDRAGADIDTTNPEAAKWYWNVVKENYVTKGFDAFWADETEPDLPPNGSYFHIGPGTQFYNVYPLFHTSAFYDGMRRDTKQRALLLARDSYLGAQHNGAIFWSSDISPTWDVLKRQVPTGLNFVASGMPYWSTDIGGWQYLPGTHKPVHPPLLDPSDARDNVGGYDDYPELYTRWFQYGAFQPNFRSHGSRPQNEVWTYGKQAEPILEKYLRLRYQLMPYIYSLGYEANQTGAPFMRGLFLDFGNDPQTATIGDEYMFGPALLVAPVTEQGAITRKVYLPAGNDWYNFWTDERLQGGQWITASAPIDIIPLFVRAGSILPLGSVVESTQDKQTIARVRVYPGAEGRFTLYDDDGTTYAYEHGASRLTELHWDDAAGKLTQSGAKAWSGPDQSIVEVVGR, from the coding sequence TTGCGAGTTCGAAAGATTGCATGCGGAGCGGTTCGGGACGCATTGGTTGGTTTTGGCTTTCTGGCGCTTTGCGCCTCAATCCCTGCTCAGCAGGTACTTCAACGGGACGTAGCGACAGTTTCCGTGGAGCCCTATGCTCCGAACATCGTTCGCGTCAGCCTAAGCCTTCGGCACGACGATGCTGTGGCCGCGCCCGGATTTGGAATTCGGGCGAAGGCATCCGAGGCTGACTGGAGCAAGAGTTCCGGTCCGGACGGAGACGGGATGCATTCCTCCGTACTGAGCGTCCGTGTTGCACCTCAAGGTCCGAAACACCCTCCTACGGGAACTCAAGGGGACATTGCCCGCTTCTTTAATGGAACCGTACCGTGGGTAGGTCTTAAGATCGCGACTGCCGACGGGAAGTCGCTGGTGGATCTACAGAACTGGAGTATGGCGGAGCCTAACTATAAGGATGGCACTGCAGCCCTGAACTACGATCGCCGCCCGACCGATCCCCCGTTCTACACGGTGAGCGCCAGTTTCTCCGCTGCCAACGACGAGCACGACTACGGCATGGGGCAGAACCAGGAAGGCGAACTCGACCACCGCGGCCATGTACTGCACTGCGCACACGACTATAACGCTCCCAGCGGACAGAGCGTCTGTGTTCCGTTTCTGGTGACCAATAAAGGATATGGCTTGATTTGGGACAATCCGTCGAGGACGACGGCTTCCTTCGGCTTCAATGGGGAGAATACCTTCTCCAGCGAAGTCGGACAGCGGGTCAGCTTTTTCGTGATCGCGGGCGACTACGACGCAATCTATCGCGGCTATCGCCTGCTGACCGGCGATACCCCTATTCCTCCGAAGTCCGCCTTCGGTTACATCCAGAGCAAGCAGCGCTACACCTCGCAGGCCGAGCTGCTGGGAGTGGCGCATGGCTATCGCGAACGGCATCTGCCCATCGACGATCTAGTCATCGACTGGTTCCACTACACCAAGATGGGACAGATGGACATGGATCCGGCGAAGTGGCCGGACCCGACAGGCATGAATCGCGAACTGCATGATCTGCACTTCCACACCATGATCAGCGTATGGCCGCGCTTTGTTCCGGATAGCCGCTACTACCCCACAGTCTTAAAGAACGGCTGGTTTATGCATCTTGCTGATGGCACCCCCACCAACGGGCTACCGTATGACCGGGCGGGCGCCGATATCGACACCACGAACCCCGAAGCGGCCAAGTGGTACTGGAATGTAGTGAAGGAAAATTATGTGACGAAGGGCTTTGACGCCTTCTGGGCCGACGAGACCGAACCCGATCTCCCTCCCAACGGCAGCTACTTTCACATAGGCCCCGGCACGCAGTTCTACAACGTCTATCCACTCTTCCATACGAGTGCGTTCTACGACGGAATGCGGCGCGATACGAAGCAGCGCGCGCTCCTCCTGGCGCGGGACAGTTATCTCGGCGCGCAGCACAACGGCGCCATCTTCTGGTCGAGCGATATCTCTCCCACCTGGGACGTGCTGAAGCGGCAGGTGCCGACGGGTTTGAATTTTGTCGCGAGCGGTATGCCCTACTGGTCCACCGATATCGGTGGATGGCAGTACCTGCCCGGCACGCACAAGCCTGTGCATCCGCCTCTTTTAGATCCAAGCGATGCGCGTGACAACGTCGGTGGCTACGACGACTATCCGGAACTCTATACACGTTGGTTTCAGTACGGTGCGTTTCAACCAAACTTCCGTTCGCACGGATCGCGTCCGCAGAACGAGGTATGGACCTATGGCAAGCAAGCCGAGCCGATTCTGGAGAAATACCTGCGGCTGCGCTACCAGTTGATGCCCTACATCTACTCGCTCGGCTACGAGGCCAATCAAACCGGTGCGCCCTTCATGCGCGGTCTGTTTCTGGACTTTGGAAACGATCCGCAGACAGCAACCATCGGCGACGAGTATATGTTCGGTCCTGCACTGCTTGTCGCCCCGGTGACCGAGCAGGGCGCGATCACGCGCAAGGTATACCTCCCGGCGGGCAACGATTGGTACAACTTCTGGACCGATGAACGGCTGCAGGGTGGTCAATGGATTACGGCCTCCGCGCCCATCGATATCATTCCGCTCTTCGTTCGTGCGGGTTCGATCCTGCCTCTCGGTTCGGTCGTGGAAAGCACACAGGACAAGCAGACCATCGCCAGGGTTCGCGTGTATCCCGGCGCAGAGGGCAGATTCACGCTCTACGACGACGACGGAACGACGTATGCCTATGAGCATGGCGCGTCCAGGCTAACGGAACTTCACTGGGACGATGCCGCGGGCAAGCTGACACAGAGCGGCGCAAAGGCCTGGAGCGGGCCGGATCAGAGCATCGTGGAGGTCGTCGGTCGATGA
- a CDS encoding carboxypeptidase regulatory-like domain-containing protein produces MKLRKRFSLLQYVLPLLAWLVLVCGVSPRVFAQTTASLSGNVQDASGAIVPNAHVILTNVASKDKRELETNTSGYFTFAGIIPGTYVVDISAPGFRSLRQADVVVNPGDVRNLPNLALAVGTSNESVTVQSSASEIAPEDSGERSALLTTQDIDRLPIQSRNMSELLKILPGVTTTASGTGNGPGFDFSDTGSSGSAVGVGLNTNGAPYRGGTAYLLDGASIIDPGCACYSIATVNPDMTQEVKVQTSNFGADAPQGPVVINIISRSGTSDYHGQAYFYARNGILNANTWQDKHSTTPTARPEASYYYPGGSIGGPILIPHTGFNRSRKLIFWAGFESFRQNLPASAPLTSYVPTAAMRAGNFSLADPANAALCANSSSTGNDFCQNLSGFAPDGTALAGTQIPTQYMDAGALALLKLFPAANVDPATNASGYNYFLQPNNTHNGYIYRGRVDYNINDRNKVFVSYQYGSDSETTVAHIYYNPGNAVAYPGGPLISPVHSHVLSGSYIHVFSSAATNELRISAGWLDNPYSAANLQAISNATIGYPYGTVYSTASLLAPSINSPGARTLPDISQPDLFQQGGTFNSIKKSPSVSDDFTFVYKTHTFKMGGFWSRGANKQGTYGYTNGSLSYASGVKQDQITGLQIGTANPLANFLMGITSGFSQNNTNPIDDMYYTTAAGYILDNWKIKPRLTLNLGLRLEHLGRWQDASGTGLAVWEPQRYAADVSAGKIYPGVYWHATDSTLPIGGSPVQTIFLEPRLGLAYDVRGNGSTVVRGGWSAYRWNDQYNDYAGPLQTALGVKTFNSNSGQAITLKEIGALGANAASLGALPSSVYATDQNDDEVGVTYAYNMTVSQRIPHAMLLEVAYVGNRTQNILLGGQSNGSGVGGANLVNQNKIPLGGLFRPDPITGAPAPADPETAPVDYYPYSKGYGSNAISVNSHQGYANYNGLQFSLIRQRGHATFNANYTYSKSLGIVSSTLDAFNVANNYGVLNIDRPHVVNTSYAFDLGSPIHGNRFAGGAVNGWTLSGTTTWQAGGNLQANTSQNLGLTINYNTTDSQGKVTTKTIGAATYYGTTANSVLPILTCDPKANLKTYQHVNLDCFSAPQIGQVGIRQAPYLSTPSFFDSDLGIYKTFHIKESQAIELRGTAFNFLNHPLPGFSTSDLVTLKLVTNDKTNFTSQVPNANRGITDAKYTQRTVLLAVKYKF; encoded by the coding sequence ATGAAACTCAGAAAAAGGTTTTCGCTCTTGCAGTACGTTCTTCCACTCCTGGCATGGCTTGTACTGGTGTGCGGAGTTTCCCCAAGGGTCTTCGCCCAGACGACCGCGAGCCTCTCCGGCAACGTACAGGACGCCAGCGGCGCTATCGTTCCAAATGCTCATGTCATTCTCACCAATGTTGCCAGCAAGGACAAGCGCGAGTTGGAAACGAATACCAGTGGGTATTTCACCTTCGCCGGTATCATTCCGGGAACGTATGTCGTCGATATTTCCGCGCCCGGCTTTCGCAGCCTGCGCCAAGCAGATGTCGTGGTGAACCCCGGCGACGTACGCAACCTGCCGAATCTTGCACTAGCTGTGGGTACCTCGAACGAGAGCGTAACGGTACAGAGCAGTGCGAGCGAGATTGCTCCAGAGGATTCGGGCGAACGCTCTGCCCTGCTGACCACGCAAGACATTGACCGTCTGCCCATCCAAAGCCGGAATATGTCTGAGCTATTGAAGATTCTTCCCGGTGTGACTACGACCGCGAGCGGCACGGGAAATGGTCCCGGCTTTGACTTCAGCGATACGGGATCTTCTGGCTCCGCAGTGGGCGTCGGACTCAATACCAACGGAGCACCTTACCGAGGCGGCACGGCCTATCTGCTGGATGGCGCGAGCATTATCGATCCGGGCTGCGCCTGCTATTCCATTGCAACAGTGAACCCGGATATGACGCAGGAGGTCAAAGTGCAGACCTCTAACTTCGGCGCTGATGCGCCACAGGGTCCTGTAGTGATCAACATCATCAGCCGCTCCGGCACCTCGGACTATCATGGACAAGCCTATTTCTATGCACGCAACGGCATTCTGAACGCGAACACCTGGCAGGATAAACACAGCACGACACCCACGGCTCGGCCTGAGGCTTCGTACTACTATCCGGGCGGCAGCATTGGCGGACCCATCCTCATTCCACATACCGGTTTCAATCGCAGCCGCAAGCTCATCTTCTGGGCCGGATTTGAATCATTCCGACAAAATCTTCCAGCATCGGCTCCTCTAACCTCTTACGTACCCACGGCCGCGATGCGCGCCGGTAACTTCAGCCTCGCCGATCCGGCCAATGCCGCTCTCTGTGCAAATAGCTCCAGCACCGGGAATGATTTCTGCCAGAATCTCTCTGGATTCGCTCCGGACGGAACGGCCCTCGCTGGTACGCAGATCCCTACGCAATATATGGATGCCGGAGCTCTCGCACTCCTCAAGCTCTTCCCTGCGGCCAACGTCGATCCAGCAACCAACGCTTCCGGCTACAACTACTTTCTTCAACCAAATAACACGCATAATGGTTACATCTACCGCGGTCGCGTGGACTACAACATCAACGACCGCAACAAGGTTTTCGTCAGCTACCAGTACGGCAGCGACTCTGAGACCACCGTTGCGCACATCTACTACAACCCAGGCAATGCCGTGGCTTATCCAGGCGGCCCTTTGATCAGCCCCGTCCACTCACACGTTTTGAGCGGCAGCTATATTCACGTCTTCTCATCTGCAGCGACGAACGAATTACGTATCTCTGCGGGCTGGCTGGACAATCCTTACTCTGCTGCAAATTTACAGGCGATTTCCAACGCCACTATCGGTTATCCGTATGGAACTGTTTACAGCACGGCCTCGCTATTAGCTCCTTCGATCAACTCGCCCGGAGCACGCACCTTGCCGGATATCTCTCAGCCGGATTTGTTCCAGCAGGGAGGCACGTTCAACTCAATCAAGAAGTCGCCATCTGTGTCTGATGACTTCACTTTCGTCTACAAGACCCATACGTTCAAGATGGGTGGATTCTGGAGCCGAGGTGCGAATAAGCAAGGAACCTACGGCTATACGAACGGCTCTCTTTCTTATGCCAGCGGTGTGAAGCAAGATCAGATCACCGGATTACAAATAGGTACGGCGAACCCTCTCGCTAACTTCCTGATGGGAATTACCAGTGGATTTTCTCAGAACAACACGAACCCCATCGATGACATGTACTACACCACGGCCGCTGGCTATATCCTGGATAACTGGAAGATCAAGCCGCGTCTGACCCTCAATCTCGGCCTGCGCCTGGAACATCTCGGTCGCTGGCAGGATGCTTCCGGCACCGGCCTGGCTGTCTGGGAACCGCAACGCTATGCTGCCGACGTGTCGGCTGGCAAGATTTATCCAGGCGTCTACTGGCATGCTACCGATAGCACCCTCCCCATCGGTGGGTCACCTGTCCAAACTATCTTTCTTGAGCCTCGCCTCGGTCTCGCCTATGACGTCCGCGGCAATGGATCGACCGTAGTACGCGGCGGCTGGTCAGCCTATCGCTGGAACGATCAGTACAACGACTATGCCGGCCCGTTGCAGACTGCACTCGGCGTCAAGACCTTCAATTCAAATAGCGGCCAAGCAATTACCCTCAAGGAGATCGGCGCACTCGGCGCGAACGCCGCTAGCCTTGGCGCACTTCCTTCGAGCGTCTATGCAACAGACCAGAACGACGATGAGGTTGGCGTCACCTACGCCTACAACATGACAGTTTCGCAACGTATTCCTCATGCGATGTTGCTGGAAGTCGCTTATGTGGGGAATCGGACACAAAACATTCTTCTCGGCGGTCAGAGCAATGGCTCCGGCGTGGGTGGGGCAAATCTCGTCAACCAGAACAAGATCCCGCTGGGCGGTCTCTTCAGGCCGGATCCGATTACAGGTGCGCCTGCCCCTGCTGATCCAGAAACCGCACCGGTCGACTACTATCCCTATTCCAAGGGGTACGGATCGAACGCAATCTCGGTGAACTCTCATCAAGGCTATGCCAACTACAACGGATTGCAGTTCAGCCTTATTCGGCAAAGAGGCCACGCCACCTTCAACGCGAACTACACCTACTCAAAATCATTGGGCATCGTAAGCAGCACACTCGATGCGTTCAACGTCGCCAATAACTATGGCGTTCTCAACATCGATCGCCCTCACGTCGTCAACACCTCGTATGCCTTTGACCTGGGATCGCCCATCCACGGCAATCGCTTCGCCGGTGGGGCCGTGAACGGCTGGACACTTTCGGGCACCACCACGTGGCAGGCAGGCGGAAATCTACAGGCCAACACAAGTCAGAATCTCGGTCTTACGATCAACTACAACACGACCGATAGTCAGGGCAAAGTCACAACAAAAACGATCGGGGCCGCTACCTATTACGGGACCACGGCGAACAGCGTTCTACCAATTCTTACCTGCGATCCAAAGGCAAACCTGAAGACGTATCAGCACGTCAATTTGGATTGCTTTTCTGCTCCGCAGATTGGTCAAGTGGGTATTCGGCAGGCTCCTTATCTCAGCACACCGTCGTTCTTCGATTCAGACCTTGGCATTTACAAGACCTTCCACATCAAGGAGAGCCAGGCGATCGAGCTTCGCGGAACGGCATTCAACTTTCTCAATCATCCGTTACCCGGCTTCAGCACGAGCGACCTGGTGACCTTAAAACTGGTGACAAACGATAAAACAAACTTCACCTCACAAGTTCCAAACGCAAACCGCGGCATCACGGACGCTAAATACACCCAACGTACCGTCCTTCTGGCCGTGAAATATAAGTTCTAA
- a CDS encoding DUF4239 domain-containing protein yields MLSYLQSVSVVLLGLLVALLLSWLLNRLWSPGERKGLNDVMGWQLGVLGTTYAVILGFMLSNVWTAFRAASMDVNDEAVAVLQIFHAGDSLPDAPREAIQDLTRQYAVAMIQEEWPAMTMHRQPDGGEVILEKMWKFLPSSEFASVREASSDRIGSAVQELQHQRYRRQEQYESHLPAILWAVLIAGAIIVLLSSCLLGNDKTVVHYFHVLTLTLMILVTLTAIADIDRPFEGGVSVRDQPFRSALATMNSGH; encoded by the coding sequence ATGCTTTCTTATCTTCAGAGTGTCTCTGTCGTGCTGCTCGGTCTTCTTGTAGCCCTGCTTCTCTCATGGTTGCTGAATCGGTTGTGGTCACCCGGCGAGCGCAAGGGGCTGAACGACGTCATGGGCTGGCAGCTCGGCGTTCTCGGCACGACGTATGCGGTCATCCTCGGATTTATGCTCTCGAATGTGTGGACCGCCTTTCGAGCTGCATCCATGGACGTCAATGACGAGGCTGTCGCCGTCTTACAGATTTTTCATGCCGGTGATAGCTTGCCCGATGCGCCGCGCGAGGCAATTCAGGACCTGACCCGCCAGTATGCCGTGGCGATGATCCAGGAGGAATGGCCCGCCATGACCATGCACCGTCAACCGGATGGGGGCGAAGTTATTTTGGAGAAGATGTGGAAGTTCCTGCCCTCCTCGGAGTTTGCTTCCGTGCGGGAAGCTTCGTCCGATCGCATCGGCTCTGCGGTGCAGGAGCTGCAGCACCAGAGGTATCGACGACAAGAGCAGTATGAAAGTCACCTGCCAGCCATACTCTGGGCCGTGCTCATTGCCGGAGCGATCATTGTCCTCCTGTCCTCGTGCCTTCTCGGGAACGACAAGACCGTGGTTCACTACTTCCATGTTCTGACCTTGACTCTGATGATTCTGGTTACGCTGACGGCCATCGCCGACATTGATCGACCATTCGAGGGAGGAGTGTCGGTGCGCGACCAACCGTTCCGCTCCGCCCTCGCGACGATGAACAGTGGGCATTGA